A portion of the Pseudophryne corroboree isolate aPseCor3 chromosome 3 unlocalized genomic scaffold, aPseCor3.hap2 SUPER_3_unloc_14, whole genome shotgun sequence genome contains these proteins:
- the LOC134983415 gene encoding oocyte zinc finger protein XlCOF6.1-like, whose product MKEEDTEGEEDTYVRGNQQCKEEEIPTDISTAGGHTSRNISEGHLMLSPDCDIKDNDSRQDSPGDNPITPIIHPALSAGPSDPAKYSPDHSDIGVSGTALRVDTEFPCAIDAKCFTQNTKPINPQTGKAGERQFLCSECGKCFAYNSVLIRHQRSHTGEKPFPCPECGKCFARKSDLIIHHRSHTDEKPFPCSECGKCFTQKSVLVRHQRSHTGEKPFPCFECGKCFAYKLVLIRHQRSHTGEKPYSCSECGKCFSSKPDLVCHQRSHTGEKPYSCSECGKCFAQNSALVTHQRSHTGEKPYSCSECGKCFIQKSHLIKHERSHTGEKPFSCYECGKCFIQKSHLIKHERSHIGEKPFSCYECGKCFTWKSQLVTHQRSHTGERPFPCSECGKCFAHKSDLIKHERSHTGEKPFFAQNVGNVLHGN is encoded by the coding sequence caggtggacacacaagcaggaatatctcagaaggacatctaatgttatccccggattgtgacataaaagataatgacagtagacaggattctccaggagataaccccattaccccaattatacatccagctctatcagctggtccctctgatcctgcaaaatattctcctgatcactctgatattggtgtatctggtacagctctgagagtagatacagagtttccatgtgctatagatgccaaatgttttacacagaacacaaagcctattaacccacagaccggtaaggcaggtgagaggcaatttctgtgttctgagtgtgggaaatgttttgcatacaattcagttcttattagacatcagagaagtcacacaggtgagaagccatttccatgtcctgagtgtgggaaatgttttgcacggaaatcagatcttattatacatcacagaagtcacacagatgagaagccatttccatgttctgagtgtgggaaatgtttcacacagaaatcagttcttgttagacatcagagaagtcacacaggtgagaagccatttccatgttttgagtgtgggaaatgttttgcatacaaattagttcttattagacatcagagaagtcacacaggtgagaagccgtattcctgttctgagtgtgggaaatgtttttcatcgaaaccagatcttgtttgtcatcagagaagtcacacaggtgagaagccatattcctgttctgagtgtgggaaatgtttcgcacagaactcagctcttgttacacatcagagaagtcacacaggtgagaagccgtattcctgttctgagtgtgggaaatgttttatccagaaatcacatcttattaaacatgagagaagtcacacaggcgagaagccattttcttgctatgagtgtgggaaatgttttatccagaaatcacatcttattaaacatgagagaagtcacataggtgagaagccattttcttgctatgagtgtgggaaatgttttacctggaaatcacaacttgttacacatcagcgaagtcacacaggtgagaggccatttccatgttctgagtgtgggaaatgttttgcacacaaatcagatcttattaaacatgagagaagtcacacaggtgagaagccattttttgctcagaatgtgggaaatgttttacacggaaattag